Sequence from the Arthrobacter pigmenti genome:
CCATCGGCACGTCAGTGCTCATGGTCTGGCGCAGCAGGGCGTACTGCTCAAGGAGGTGCTCCGGGCAGCGATCCATCCAGTCCACGACGGTGTAATCCCCTCCCGCCGTCTGCGCGGCGTCAGCGGCCAACTCCTCGAGCTCCGGGTTGACCCCAACCACCAGGACGCTGCAGCGGTCAACCTGTGCCAGACCGAAGCCCCAGTGTCCAGCAAACCGGGCGGGAAGACTTGAGGCAGGGAATGCCCCCGCACCTGTGGCCGGAACGAGCACATCGACGCCGCTGTCGAATCCAGCCGAGTGGTCAGTCCAACCCATGACAGTCGAGCGGCGATGCAGCTTTGCGTGCTCCTCCACTGCCGAGTAGAGCCGTGAACCCACCCCCCTGCGCCGCGCATCCGGGTGAACGAGCACGAACGCGTAGCACGTCTGCAAATTATCGGCTAACGGAACGTCGACAACAGCCTTACCGACTACCCGATCCTCCTCGAACGCAAGGAAGGTTGCCCGCTCCTCGTATTCGTTGGGCTGGGCGCTCTCGAAGCGGGTTTCCGCCGTGTGACTGTGATCATCATTGCCCCAAATCTCGCGTTCAATGAGGTTACTGAGGTCAGAGGCAGCAATGAACGGCCGCGCTTCGGGAGCCTGGAGAGACTTCGGAAGCTCATAGCGCCGGATGCTGACGGAGGTAGTGGTCATAGCATCATGATGGTGCACTGATTGGGAACTGTCAATCGGTGCACCATCGGCGGTAAAACAAAGGGCGGATGCAGCCGAAGCTGCACCCGCCCTTTGGGATATCCGCGAATTACGCGTCCACCAGTACCTTGGTGACGTTGGGGTCAACCGGGATGCTCGGTCCGAAGGTGGTGCTCACGGTCGCCTTCTGGATGTACCGTCCCTTCGAAGCCGACGGCTTCAGACGAAGCACTTCCTCCAGCGCGATGGCGTAGTTCTCAGCCAGCTTGACGGCGTCGAAGGACACCTTGCCGATGATGAAGTGCAGGTTGGAGTGCTTGTCGACACGGAAGTCGATCTTTCCACCCTTGATGTCGTTGACAGCCTTGGTGACATCCGGGGTTACCGTGCCGGTCTTCGGGTTCGGCATCAGGTTACGGGGGCCAAGAACCTTGCCGAGGCGGCCGACCTTGCCCATGAGGTCGGGAGTAGCAACGGCGGCGTCGAAATCGACCCAGCCACCGGCTACCTTTTCGATCATGTCATCGGAGCCGACGAAATCGGCGCCGGCAGCAATTGCCGCTTCAGCCTTGTCACCGGTTGCGAACACGAGGACGCGCTTTGTCTTGCCGGTGCCGTGCGGCAGGTTGACGGTGCCGCGCACCATCTGGTCTGCCTTGCGGGGGTCAACGCCGAGACGGAAAGCCACCTCAACCGTTGCATCGAACGACGAAGGGTTGGTGTCCTTCGCCAGTTTTACTGCCTCGACCGGCGCGTACTGCTTGTTCGCGTCAATCTTGGCGGCAGCTGCCTCATATGCTTTGCTGCGCTTTGCCATCTGCTCTTTCTCCTTATGCAGTTGCGGTCTGCGGACCGCGCTCGGCCCTGCCACAAACATCCGGGCCGGTGAGGCACGGTGTTTTCTTGATGATTGGTGTTGTCAACCGTTAGTCGACGGTGATGCCCATGGAGCGGGCGGTGCCTGCGATGATCTTGGCTGCAGCCTGAACATCGTTGGCGTTGAGGTCTTCCATCTTCATGGTGGCGATTTCCTCAACCTGAGCCTTGGTCAGCTTGGCGACCTTGACGGTGTGCGGCGTAGCCGAACCCTTCTGGACGCCCGCAGCCTTCTTGATCAGCTCTGCGGCCGGCGGAGTCTTGGTGATGAAGGTGAACGAGCGGTCCTCGTACACCGTGATTTCGACGGGAATAACATTCCCGCGCTGAGATTCCGTGGCGGCGTTGTACGCCTTGCAGAACTCCATGATGTTGACACCGTGCTGACCAAGTGCAGGACCGATCGGAGGAGCCGGATTGGCGGCGCCTGCCTGGATCTGCAGCTTGATGAGGCCGGTGACCTTCTTCTTGGGGGCCATGAAAGGGTCCTTTTCTTACATTCGTTCCACGTGACAGGAGCGTCCCGTGGATTGTTGACCACCATGGCGTGGCGGCCGGCCGTCCCTGCCGGGTCAAAGCGAACCCGACGAGGACGAAGCTTACTGAATCTTGGTGACCTGATTGAAGGAGAGGGTCACCGGCGTCTCGCGTTCGAAGATCGATACGAGGACAACCAACTGCTGGGACTCGGGCTTGATCTCCGAAATGGTTGCCGGCAGAGTCTCGAACGGACCCTCGTTGACCGTCACGGACTCGCCAACCTCGAAGTTGACCAGGGTCGGAGTTGCCTGGGCCCGAGCCGGCTTGCCGGCCTCCGCCCCAGTCTTCACGATGGTGTGCTCCAGCATGGAGAACACCTCATTGAGGCTCAACGGGACAGGGTCATGTGCGTTTCCAACAAAACCGGTGACGCCCGGCGTGTGGCGCACCGCACCCCACGATTCGTCAGTGAGATCCATGCGGACAAGCACATACCCCGGAATCCGGACCCGGTTCACGATCTTGCGCGTGGTGTTCTTGATCTCCACCACTTCTTCCATCGGTACCTGGATTTCGAAGATGTAATCCTCCATGTCCAGGGTCTGGATACGGGTCTCCAGGTTGGCCTTCACGCGGTTCTCATAACCTGCGTAGGAGTGGATCACATACCAGTCGCCATCCTGCCGACGCAGCTTCGCCTTGAAATCAGCAACAGGGTCAACTTCAGGTTCAGCAGCTTCGGGCTCAGCAGCGTCAGATTCAGCGGCGTCAGATTCAGCGGCTTCGGGCTCAGCGGCGTCGTCGTTGTCTTCGGGCGCAACAGCATCGGCAGGTGCGTCCTGTGCACCTGCCGTGGTTACCTCATCCTCGGTACCCAGATCTTCCTCGTCGGTTGTGATCTGTCGGTCGAGTTCTTGCTCGGACACCTAGCTGCCTGCTTTCTGGATTGCTGTGCTTGCTCGATACTGCCCCTTGGAGGCAGAAACTAGCCTTCGCCGCCAAAGAGCCACACTGCGCCGGATCCGAACAGGTAGTCCAGACCGGTCACGATGAGCATCATGATGATCACGAACACCAGGACGGTTATGGTGAACCGCACCAGCTCTTTGCGTGTGGGTACAACCACCTTGCGCAGTTCGGCAATGATCTGCCTGACAAAAAGGATGATCCGGCCGAAGAACCCGCGCTTGGGTTCCTGCTTCTCGGAGGGGCTTCCCTTGGAGCTGCTCGCAGCCGTATCGGTCACCTTCAACCTCATCAATCTTGTTAGGTATCTGAGCCGGCCGCACTGACCAAAGACTCACTGAGCGTTCAACGCCGCACTGCCGCATGCCATCCATGACGGTGATGCGCAGGGCAGACAGGACTCGAACCTGCAACCTGCGGTTTTGGAGACCGCTGCGCTACCAATTGCGCCACTACCCTTTGGAGTGATTCCCGCCGCTACCTGTGCCCGTAATGCAGGCACAGAACAGCATGGCGATTTCAACACCGAGGAATTAGTCTACGCAATCTGGAACGCAACGTCGAACCGGACGGGATCCGGCTCAGGGATCCAACCGTGTCCCGGTCAACGCAGGGGATACGGCGGTGCGTCATGACGGGCGTTCACTCCATCTGAAGCCCTAAGCTGGAGGGGAATTCATCCTCCGACCGACGGGAAGACCATGACTGCCGCCGACGCCCTGACCCAGCATGCCGCCGGGCGTGTGTCCCAGCGAATCGCCTCGATCGCTGAGTCCGCCACGCTCGCCGTCGACGCGAAAGCCAAAGCGCTGAAAGCCGCAGGGCGGCCCGTCATCGGTTTCGGCGCCGGAGAGCCCGACTTCCCGACGCCGGACTACATCGTTGAGGCGGCTATAGAGGCTGCCAGGCAGCCTCGGTTCCACCGCTACTCCCCCGCAGGCGGCCTCCCCGAACTCCGCCAGGCAATCGCGGAGAAGACCCTGCGCGACTCCGGCTACCAGGTTGACCCGTCCCAGGTACTCGTGACAAACGGCGGCAAGCAGGCCGTGTATGAGTCCTTTGCCACGCTCCTGGATCCAGGAGACGAGGTTCTTGTCCCCACGCCGTATTGGACCACCTATCCCGAGGCCATCCGCCTGGCCGGCGGCGTCCCTGTTGAAGTGTTCGCCGGCCCCGAGCAGTCCTACCTCGTCACGGTCGAACAGCTCGAAGCAGCCCGGACGCCCCGCACCAAAGTCCTCCTGTTTGTCTCCCCCTCGAACCCGACGGGCTCCGTATACCCACCGGAACAGGTTCGTGAGATCGGCGACTGGGCAGCGGAAAACGGCCTTTGGGTCATCACCGACGAGATCTACGAGCACCTCACGTACGACGACGTTCCCTTCACCTCGATCGCCACTGCGGCGCCGTCGCTCGGCGACCGTGTGGTCATCCTGAATGGCGTGGCCAAGACCTACGCAATGACCGGCTGGCGGGTGGGCTGGATGATCGGCCCCCAGGATGTCGTGAAGGCGGCAACGAACCTGCAGTCCCACGCTACTTCCAACGTCGCGAATGTGTCGCAGATGGCTGCGTTGGCGGCTGTTTCCGGGCCGTTGACCGCAGTGGATGAGATGAAGAAGTCCTTCGACCGCCGTCGTCGTGCCATGATTTCCGGCCTTAACGAGATCGACGGCGTTGAGTGCCCGGTGCCGCATGGTGCGTTCTATGCGTATGCGGACGTGAGGAACCTGTTGGGACGCGAGCTTGCCGGGGCCCGGCCGTTGACTTCGGCCGAGCTTGCGGCGCTGATCCTCGACACCGTAGAGGTTGCTGTCGTGCCGGGTGAGGCGTTCGGTCCCAGCGGCTTCCTCCGCCTCTCCTACGCGCTCGGCGACGCGGATCTTGCTGAGGGCGTGGGCCGGCTTCAGCAGTTCCTCGGCACCGCTCGCTGACTCCGGACGCGCCGACGGACATCGCGGGCCCTGCCCGCTCCGCGATGCCCACCACACCGGGGCATCGCGATGGCCGTCAGCGCGCAAGCTCCGGTAGCGGTGACTCTCGCGAGGGATTTACAACAGCCGCCTTTCGGCAGCCCATCGGGTGAGCTCGTGGCGTGAGGACAGCTGGAGCTTCCGGAGCACCGCTGAGACGTGCGTTTCAACAGTCTTGATCGAGATGAACAGCTCCTTGGCAACCTCCTTGTAGCTGTATCCGCGCGCGATCAACCGCATCACTTCGAGTTCGCGTGCCGAGAGGCGGTCCAGTTCACTGTCGACGGCGGCGACCGCCGCAGTGCCGAAGGCATCCAGCACGAAGCCCGCGAGGCGCGGAGAAAAGACGGCGTCCCCCGAAGCGACCCGCAGGACGGCATCCGAGATGTCCGCTCCGGAGATGGTCTTCGTAACGTATCCACGGGCGCCGGCGCGGATTACCGTAACCACATCCTCGGCCGAATCTGAGACGCTGAGGGCCAGGAACCGTGTGGAATCCCGGACGTCGCCGCAGCCGGCGATCACCTCCGCGCCGCCGCCGCCCTTGCCGCCCGGCAGATGGACATCCAGCAGGACCACCTGCGGCCGGTGTTGAGTTATCACCGTGACCGCATCCTCGACCGTCGCGGCCTCGGCAACCACATGCACCCGTCCGTCGAGGTCCGCCTTGAGGCCCGACCGGAAAATGGCGTGGTCATCGACGACGACGACGGTCACCGGCTCACTCATGTGTCCCACCTGCTTCGGCTTCCGGCATGGTCAATTGCACTTCCGTTCCTGCCTCTGAACTGCGGATCCCTGCAGTCCCGCCGTGCCGTTGCATCCTGTTGATGACGGATTCACGTATTCCCAGCCGGTCAGAGGGTACGGCATCCAGATCGAAGCCGTTCCCGCGGTCCCGCACGAACACCTGCGATACACCCCCGCTCGCCTCGAAGTAGACGGAGATGGCGCCGCCTGCGTGCTTGGCTGCGTTGACCATCGCCTCCCGCGCGGCCTGGACCAGCGCTTCCTGCCGCATGGACATCGGCATGTCACCAACGGAAACGACGTCGACGGGGTGCCCGTAGGCTTCCTCGACTTCCGCCGCGGCCGCCTTGATGCTGTCCGCAAGATTCCCGGTTCGCCGTGCGGCGTCCGCATAGAGCCAACGCCTCAACTCCCGTTCCTGTGCCCGCGCCAACCGCACGACATCCTGCTCCGACCCGGCCCGGTTCTGGATAAGGGCGAGGGTCTGCAGCACCGAATCGTGCAGGTGAGCGGCGATCTCGGCACGTTCAGTTTCGCGGATACGCCCTGCCCTCTCAGCCTCCAGATCCTTCCAGAACTTCACTGCCCACGGAGCCAGCACCAGACCCACGCCGCCGAGTACCGCACCGGCCGCCAGCAGCACAGGCCAGGAAAACTGCCATGAAAGGGAACCGGAGACGAGGATCAGCACGCCCACCATGACGAGGACCAGACCGGCCGCCAGCCGGGCGAGGCCGTCCGCCCGTGTGGCTCCCGCGTGGTCCATGAGCTTGGCCCGACGGGCTTCATCAATCTGCGACCAGGCGAGCACCGCGCCCAGCGCCACCGCACCGACCGGCAGCAGCCAACCCCATTGGATGTTCACACCGAGTTGCTGGGCAACAAAGGCGGCGGCCACCACCAGAAGCCCGACGCCGATAATCACCTCCCGGCGCCCCGGCGAACGAATGACCCCGGTCGCCTCGGGCACGGGGCCGGCGAGCGCGGGCGCACCCAACCGCAGCCCGGCCGGCTGCGCCACACCCCGCCGTCGTTCCTCAGTTGTCGGAACAAGGAGCCATAGCCAGCCATAAAGAACCAGACCCGCTCCCCCCACCAGCGCGAGCGCAACCATGCCGATACGAGCAGCACGCAGGGACACCCCTAGATGGGCGGCCAGGCCTGCGCAGACACCGGCGATCACGGCGTCGTCGGAGCGGATCAGCGCAGGTCTCATGCATCAATCGAAACATAGTTAAAAGGGGTCAGGGCCGTGCGTAACCGTAAGTCAGGGGAATCCGGGTGCCGCTCAGGGGAGGTTCAGGGTGAGCCCCGATGGTCCGTCCCGGTTCCGGGCAGCAGGATGAAGGTATGAACTCGCATCAGGACCCTCCTTCGACGCCGGAAGAACCAGCAGACCGATCGGCTGCGTCCGGTGAATCACCTTCCACTGAACCTACGCCCACAGCGCCCAACCGTCCGTCCGGAGCAGGGGGCTTCTTCGGCTGGCTTCGGAGCCTGAACCTGGTTCGCGGCCAGGACCGCTGGATTGGAGGCGTGGCAAGCGGGATCGCTGCACGCACCGGGCTGGACCCCATCCTGGTACGCGGGCTCTTCGTTGTACTCGCGATTTTCGGCGGCATCGGGCTGCTCGCATACGGTCTGGCCTGGGCGCTCCTGCCGGAACCAGACGGACGGATCCACGCTGAATCAGCAGCCCGTGGCAGTTGGACATCGGGAATGACGGGAGCCATGGTGGTTTCGATCCTGGGGCTGTGGCGGCCGAACGTGCCCTTCTTCGGCAGCACAGGCGGATTCGGCGGCTTCCTTTGGAGCCTGTTCTGGATCGGCGTAGCTGTCTTCATCGTTTACTGGATTTCCAACTCGGCCAACCGGAAGAAGGCAGACGCCGGCGCCCCGGCCGATGCAGGCACACCCGTTCCGGCGGATGGACACACCGCGCACACTATGCCGCTCACCGTGGAGACGCCGCGGGACCAGACGGCACAATACGCGCCGCACACCTTCCATCCCCGGCCGTCCATCCCACCCGTGATCAAGCCGCAGAAGGCGCCGAAGCCGGTAGTGCCGGGGCCCAGCGGGGCCGACGTCGCCGTCTTCCTTGGTGGAGCCGTACTTCTCGCCGGCCTGGTCCTCGCCCTCGACTACCTCGGGCTGTTGTCACTGGGCGGTGACCGCTTCACCGTTGCGGTGGCGACGGGCTCGGTGGTTATCGGGCTCGGTGTGGTCCTGATGGGGATGCGCGGACAAACCTCCGGGGTACTCGGATTCCTCGCGGCGGTGGGCCTCATAGCGAGCATCGTCTCCGCTGCCGTGCCGTCGACCGGCAACTGGGTGCTCGCAACGCAAGGCCAGTGGTCCACTACCAGCGCCGATCCGGCCGAAGAGGGATACACCATTGTGGCGGGCCAGGGCCGGCTGGACCTGACGGACCTCGCCGACATTACCGAGGACGTCGTTATCCCGGTCAACGCTGCCGCGGGGAACGTGGGCATCCTGGTGCCCGAGGACGTTCCCGTGGATGTCCGGTCCATGGTGGCGCTGAGCTCCACTGAGCTCGTAACCGCGTCCGACACCACCACCCTCGGCGGAATCTGGCAGCCGGGCACCCTTCATCTCAATGAGGGCGCCGAAGGCCCCCGCATCATCCTGGATGTCCGCGGAGTGGTCAGCCACGTCACGGTTGCCACAACAGAAGCAGCACTCGAAGACACCGAAAGCGGGCAGGAACGATGAGCTCCATCCACACCACCAACCACGACGACGGCGCCACCCGGGTACGCCCCGGAACCATCATCTGGGGTGTGGTCACGATAGTGATCGGTGCCCTGATCCTTGCCGGCGCACTGACGGACATCATGCTGGACCCTGTTCTGGTGGTGATGGCACTGCTGATCGGCACTGGGCTCTCCCTCGTGGTCGGCGGCGTACTGTCGATGACCCGCCGCGAGAGGAAAGTGGACCGCGCGCGGCGACTGCCGCCGTCGTCGTAGGTCCTATCTTTATCCGAGACCCTCGCAAGACCCGTGACAAGCAACCGCCAATACGAAAGCATGGACCCATGAACTCCTTCTTCAACGCCCTCCGCTCCTCACCCATCAAGCGTGCCCCCGGCGGCTGGTTCGGCGGCATTGCCTCCGGTATCGCGCTGAAGTTCGGCTGGCGGGTCGGCTTTGTCCGGCTCGGCGTGCTGCTCAGCTTCCTGCTGCCCTTCATCGGAATCCCGCTCTACATTGTGCTGTGGATCCTGCTGCCCAAGACCGATGGCACCATCGCCCTGGAGCAGCTGGTGGGCAATCGCCGCTAGCGCGTACGCCGAAGACTCTGAAAAGGGCGTGTCCACCAACCGGTGGACACGCCCTTTCAGTCAACAGGCGCTTACGGAACCGCACCCGGCCGCGGCACGCTTGAGTCATGAGAACCACAGCGTTCAACGCATCCCCACATACGGGCGAGGCGGGCATTCCTGTCTCGCCGATCGAAGTCGACAGCCTCACCAAGGAATACCCCACAACCAAGTCAGGCGTACTGCGCGCCGTGAACAACTTGAGCTTCTCAGTCCGGGCGGGCGAAACCTACGCCCTGCTCGGCCCCAACGGCGCCGGGAAGAGCACCACGATCGAAATCCTGGAGGGGCACCGGAAGCCCACATCCGGCCGGGTGAGCGTCCTCGGAACCACCCCGTACAAGGCTGCGCCGTCCTTTCGGGCGAGGATCGGCATTGTCCTGCAGGAGGCAACCGACGCCGGTGAGCTGAGGGTGGCGGAATCCCTGCAGGCCCTGGCCGCCTACTATCCCCGACCCCGCGCCGTGGACGAACTCATCACCGCTGTGGGGCTGGACGGCAAGGATTCTCAGCGCATCAGTACCCTTTCGGGCGGCCAGCGGCGCAGGCTGGACGTTGCCATGGGTCTCATCGGCAACCCCGAGCTGCTCTTCCTCGACGAGCCGACCACCGGGTTCGACCCTGACGCGCGGCGCGCCTTCTGGGAACTGATCCGTGGACTCCGGGCGGAGGGCACCACCATCGTCCTCACCACCCACTACCTCGATGAGGCGGAACAACTCGCGGACCGGCTGGGCATCATCACCGACGGCCGGCTGATCGCCGAGGGTACGCCGGACTCGCTCGGGGGGCCTGAGCTTCGCCGGCCCCGGGTGACCTGGATTGACGACGACGGCGCGCACCCCGGGATCGCCCGCGAGGAGGTCACGGAACGGCCGGCCGAGGTGGTGCACCGTCTCAGCGATGGGGGCAGCCGCGAACCGCGAAACCTCCAGGTCCGTGTGCCGACCCTCGAAGACATCTACCTTGAGCTGCTTAAGCAGCACAAGGAAACCAGCGCCGGGCAGCGCAGCCATGACCACACAGCAGGAGCCACATCATGAGCACTCTTCAGGACGCGCGCGGCCCCAGCGCTTCAACGCCGTGGAAACCGAACGCCCTGGTGCTGGGGTGGCGGCGGACCCTGCTCGAAACAAGGATGTTCTCGCGCGACCCCATGTCGCTCGTGTTCACCCTGTTCTTCCCGCTGATCATGATGGGCCTGTTCAGCACTGTCTTCGGCAGCGAGGCAAGCATGGGTGATCCGGCCAGGCCGGAGTCGCTCCTGACTCCCGCTGAGTATTACCTTCCGGGCATGCTGGCGCTGGGAACCATCCTGAGCGGTTTCCAAAATCTCAGCGGCTACGTGGCAACCGAACGCTTCAACGGATCCATCAAACGGCTGGCCGGGACACCGCTGCCCAGCGTGTCCTACTTCCTCGGCAAGACCGGCGTCACCGCATTCCTGATCCTGACCCAGAGCGCACTCCTCCTCCTCGGTGCGCGGTTCCTGTTCGGCGTAGAGCTTCCAACGACAGTGAGCGCGTGGCTCACCTTCGCCTGGCTGCTGCTGGGTTCGACCGCAGCCTGGTCAGCGGTCGGTATCGTGTTCGCTTGCCTGGCGAAGTCCGGGCAGGGCGCGTCCACCATGTCCGCCGTTCCGCCCCTGCTGCTGTCCTTCATCTCCGGCGTGTACTTCCCCTTCTCCCAGATTCCCGACTGGCTGAGGGCCATCGCGGACCTCACTCCGCTTCGCTGGACTGCCAGTGGAATGCGCTCGGTGTTCTTACCCGCTGGTTGGGAAACCGTGGAGCCCGGCGGTATCTGGAACCTGGGAATGGCTGCAGTGGTGATCGGCGTCTGGCTCGTCGCGGGACTGGTCCTCGCGCGACTGTTTTTCCGCTGGCCCCCGCAGAAGTGACCACGCCGTCCGGTCCGGGCACCCGCCGTCGTACAGTGAACTCATGACCGTTGAACCGGCCCGCAACCCTACGCTGCTGCCTGACAATTCGGTGTGGCTGCGAGGTATGCGCTGGTGGCACGTCGGCTTCTACACGGCCCTGGCATCCGTGGTACTCGTGGTGCTGCTGAGCGTGGAAGGCGGCCCCGTCCGGGCGGCCATGTTCATCGCCATCGCAGTCCTGGCAGGCGCTTACCCGTTTCTGGCCCGGCTGGAGTATCTGGAAACATGGCGTCCGCGGGTGTACGTGGTGCTGCTCATCGCCACTGTCGGGCTTCTGGCCTTCCTGTCCGGCTCGGGCGCGGTCCTGCTCTTCATCGCGTTCCCGCAGGTGTGGATGTTCTCCGGATCGCCCAGGGGAGGACTGATTGCCACAGCTGTGCTGTGCATCGTGGTGGCACTTGGGCAGCTCAGGCTGTTCGGCACCGACCCGCAGAATTTGCAGAGCGTGGCGCTCCAGGCGCTGATCTCCTTCCTTGCCTCAAGCATGCTCGGGCTATGGATCTACAAGATCATCGACCAAAGCGAAGACCGCGGGCAGTTGATCGCACAGCTGGAAGCCGCCCGCGCTGAACTGGCCTATGCACACCAAGAACAGGGAGCCATGGCGGAGCGCGAACGGATGTCCCGGGAGATCCATGACACGCTGGCCCAGGGATTCACCTCGATCATCATGCTCTCCGAAGCGGGCCAGGCCCGTCTGCGCCAGAGAACACCCGAAGCTCCGGCCACGGACCTGGAAACGGACCTTGCTGCGATCGGTGCCACAGCACGGGAGAACCTGCAGGAAGCGAGGGCGCTCATCGCCTCCGCCGGCCCTACCCAGCTCCAGGGCGGCGACTTGCTCGGTGCGCTGAGACGCGTCGGGGAAGCCTCCGCACAGGACGGCCGCGGGGTGCGTATCACCCTGCCGGATAGTTTGCCGCCGCTCGAGTCCGCCCAGCAGATCGCCGTGCTCCGCTGTGCGCAGGAGGCTCTCAGCAATGTCCGCCGCCACAGCGGTGCGGATGTGGTGGAACTGGTTGTTCAAAGCAGTGGCGGCGACCTGGTTCTCACCGTTTCCGACAACGGCGCCGGCTTTGCGGTTGCGGACAGTCCGGGCGGTTATGGCCTGCACTCCATGCGTGCCCGGCTGGCCGAAATCGCCGGGTCACTCGAGCTCCGCTCCGCTCCCGGGCAGGGCACCAGCCTCACCATGACCGTGCCGCTCGCGAAACCAGCCCCCGAGCCCGAGGCACCAGGGCCCGAGGCACCAGGGCCCGAAGCTCCAGGGCCCGAAGCTCCAGGGCAGAAAACTCCAGCACAGGAAGTTCAAACACAATGAACGACGACGCCGTACGGGTCCGCGTCCTCATCGTCGACGACCACCCCATCGTGCGGGCAGGCCTGCGCGCACTCCTGAGCACTGACGGGCGACTGCTGGTGGTGGGCGAAGCCGGGGACGGCAGGGAAGCGGTGTCCTTGAGCGCGGAGTGTGCCCCCGACGTCGTACTCATGGACCTGCGCATGCCGCATCTGGACGGCGCCGGCGCAACGGCCCAACTCCTTGCTGCCGCGCCCGCCGTCAAGGTCCTCGTGCTGACGACGTACGACGGCGACACGGACATTATGCGGGCAGTCGAGTCCGGCGCGGTGGGCTATCTCCTGAAGGACACACCGGGGGAAGCCATCATTGGTGCCGTCCTGGCGGCGGCCCGCGGTGAGACGGTGCTCGCTCCCCCGATTGCCGCGAAGCTGGTTTCCCGGCTGCGTGGGCCGGAACTGCCTGCCCTTTCGCCAAGGGAGGTGGAAGTTCTCCAAGCCGTGGCGCAGGGGCTCAGCAATCCGGAAATTGCGACGAAGCTTTTCATCGCGGAGACAACGGTCAAGACACACCTGCTTCGGACCTTCGCGAAGCTCGACGTCGATGACCGCACACGCGCCGTGGTGGTCGCCATGGAACGGGGCCTGCTTCCTGCCGCGGACCGGCGGAGACATCTTTGAGCGTCGAACGGCCAGTGTGTCTAGAATCATACGGGGCTCAAGGAGGCGCCTGACCAAGTCATCCGTCCACTCTTGATTGGAACTCCCCCTTTATGAAGATCGGCATCCTCACCAGCGGCGGCGATTGCCCCGGCCTCAACGCTGTTATCCGCGGCGCCGTGCTGAACGGCATCAAGTCCCACGACCTCGAGTTCGTTGGGTTCCGCGACGGGTGGAGGGGCGTGGTCGAGGGAGACATCATCGACCT
This genomic interval carries:
- a CDS encoding PspC domain-containing protein; translation: MNSHQDPPSTPEEPADRSAASGESPSTEPTPTAPNRPSGAGGFFGWLRSLNLVRGQDRWIGGVASGIAARTGLDPILVRGLFVVLAIFGGIGLLAYGLAWALLPEPDGRIHAESAARGSWTSGMTGAMVVSILGLWRPNVPFFGSTGGFGGFLWSLFWIGVAVFIVYWISNSANRKKADAGAPADAGTPVPADGHTAHTMPLTVETPRDQTAQYAPHTFHPRPSIPPVIKPQKAPKPVVPGPSGADVAVFLGGAVLLAGLVLALDYLGLLSLGGDRFTVAVATGSVVIGLGVVLMGMRGQTSGVLGFLAAVGLIASIVSAAVPSTGNWVLATQGQWSTTSADPAEEGYTIVAGQGRLDLTDLADITEDVVIPVNAAAGNVGILVPEDVPVDVRSMVALSSTELVTASDTTTLGGIWQPGTLHLNEGAEGPRIILDVRGVVSHVTVATTEAALEDTESGQER
- a CDS encoding PspC domain-containing protein, whose protein sequence is MNSFFNALRSSPIKRAPGGWFGGIASGIALKFGWRVGFVRLGVLLSFLLPFIGIPLYIVLWILLPKTDGTIALEQLVGNRR
- a CDS encoding ABC transporter ATP-binding protein, coding for MRTTAFNASPHTGEAGIPVSPIEVDSLTKEYPTTKSGVLRAVNNLSFSVRAGETYALLGPNGAGKSTTIEILEGHRKPTSGRVSVLGTTPYKAAPSFRARIGIVLQEATDAGELRVAESLQALAAYYPRPRAVDELITAVGLDGKDSQRISTLSGGQRRRLDVAMGLIGNPELLFLDEPTTGFDPDARRAFWELIRGLRAEGTTIVLTTHYLDEAEQLADRLGIITDGRLIAEGTPDSLGGPELRRPRVTWIDDDGAHPGIAREEVTERPAEVVHRLSDGGSREPRNLQVRVPTLEDIYLELLKQHKETSAGQRSHDHTAGATS
- a CDS encoding ABC transporter permease, encoding MSTLQDARGPSASTPWKPNALVLGWRRTLLETRMFSRDPMSLVFTLFFPLIMMGLFSTVFGSEASMGDPARPESLLTPAEYYLPGMLALGTILSGFQNLSGYVATERFNGSIKRLAGTPLPSVSYFLGKTGVTAFLILTQSALLLLGARFLFGVELPTTVSAWLTFAWLLLGSTAAWSAVGIVFACLAKSGQGASTMSAVPPLLLSFISGVYFPFSQIPDWLRAIADLTPLRWTASGMRSVFLPAGWETVEPGGIWNLGMAAVVIGVWLVAGLVLARLFFRWPPQK
- a CDS encoding sensor histidine kinase; its protein translation is MTVEPARNPTLLPDNSVWLRGMRWWHVGFYTALASVVLVVLLSVEGGPVRAAMFIAIAVLAGAYPFLARLEYLETWRPRVYVVLLIATVGLLAFLSGSGAVLLFIAFPQVWMFSGSPRGGLIATAVLCIVVALGQLRLFGTDPQNLQSVALQALISFLASSMLGLWIYKIIDQSEDRGQLIAQLEAARAELAYAHQEQGAMAERERMSREIHDTLAQGFTSIIMLSEAGQARLRQRTPEAPATDLETDLAAIGATARENLQEARALIASAGPTQLQGGDLLGALRRVGEASAQDGRGVRITLPDSLPPLESAQQIAVLRCAQEALSNVRRHSGADVVELVVQSSGGDLVLTVSDNGAGFAVADSPGGYGLHSMRARLAEIAGSLELRSAPGQGTSLTMTVPLAKPAPEPEAPGPEAPGPEAPGPEAPGQKTPAQEVQTQ
- a CDS encoding response regulator; the encoded protein is MNDDAVRVRVLIVDDHPIVRAGLRALLSTDGRLLVVGEAGDGREAVSLSAECAPDVVLMDLRMPHLDGAGATAQLLAAAPAVKVLVLTTYDGDTDIMRAVESGAVGYLLKDTPGEAIIGAVLAAARGETVLAPPIAAKLVSRLRGPELPALSPREVEVLQAVAQGLSNPEIATKLFIAETTVKTHLLRTFAKLDVDDRTRAVVVAMERGLLPAADRRRHL